In the genome of Aspergillus flavus chromosome 8, complete sequence, one region contains:
- a CDS encoding Alpha/beta hydrolase fold-1, with protein MSQSKPSIIIVPGSFSLPEFYDAVTDRVASKGYEIKAIRLRSTEKLQQPATMYDDAAAIASEVAALVDQGKEVILVVHSYGGVPASESIKGLAKTEDSGKAGGIVNLAYLTAVVPELGASSADVLADIPTENRVELQLEDDGYLVMANPTASASLCFSDLPVEEGEAWMKRFARHSAASFTNPLTYAGYKDLPVSYLLCADDKVIPAREQQKGIDMIERETGREVDVTVIQTGHFPIPSAPEKVVDWITSLASRYEKGK; from the exons ATGTCCCAATCAAAACCCTCGATTATCATTGTTCCCGGCTCGTTCAGCCTGCCCGAGTTCTATGACGCGGTTACAGATAGAGTAGCATCCAAAGGCTACGAGATCAAAGCCATTCGTCTCCGCAGCACCGAGAAACTTCAACAACCTGCAACCATGTACGACGATGCGGCCGCGATTGCCAGCGAGGTCGCAGCGCTAGTGGATCAAGGAAAGGAGGTGATCTTAGTGGTTCACTCGTATGGCGGGGTGCCTGCCAGCGAGAGCATCAAAGGACTAGCCAAGACAGAGGATTCCGGGAAGGCAGGTGGTATTGTAAACCTGGCATATCTGACGGCGGTGGTGCCCGAATTGGGCGCATCTTCGGCGGATGTGTTGGCTGATATTCCGACTGAAAATCGTGTTGAATTACAACTTGAG GATGATGGATACTTGGTTATGGCCAATCCGACCGCGTCCGCTTCACTATGCTTCTCAGACCTCCCAGTCGAGGAAGGCGAGGCATGGATGAAACGATTCGCTCGACATTCGGCTGCCAGCTTCACAAACCCACTGACGTACGCTGGGTATAAGGACTTACCAGTTTCATATTTGCTCTGTGCGGATGATAAGGTGATCCCAGCTCGGGAGCAGCAGAAGGGGATCGATATGATTGAGAGAGAGACTGGTAGGGAGGTTGACGTGACCGTGATTCAAACGGGACATTTTCCTATACCTAGTGCACCTGAAAAGGTGGTAGATTGGATTACAAGCCTAGCATCGCGGTATGAGAAAGGTAAATAG
- a CDS encoding polyketide synthase module encodes MPSIVTVPHGPAERPCAMPIAICGMGMRLPGGIRDSEALYDFLLNKRDARRTVPPTRFNVDGFYDPEGKPGSLSSKQGYWLEDVELSNFDSSLFSMGRKEIENLDPHQRLLLEVVREAFESAAETGWRGKNIGCYAASFGEEWSNLHAKDAQNRGFNVITGYMDLMQANRISYEFDLRGPSMTLRVGCSGSGLGIHLACQSIQLGECSSAIVAGANIILSPETTMLMADGGAISPDASSKTFDATANGYVRADGVNCLYIKRLDEAIRDGNPIRAVIRGTSTNAGGKSSALTAPNINAEETLIRAAYRNAGVDPARTAMVECHGTGTAMGDAIEAAAVARVFGDKGIYIGAVKPNLGHSEGASAISSILKAIVELENRTILPNIKFNTPSPRIQWDEARLTVPIEPMHWPEDREERISINSYGIGGTNVHIILDSPASFGLSNTESAAERAPDFKLLLLSAGHSDSLTKMQNNYQDYIAKHPDRLSDLEYTLAERREHLPVRGFCISNGNHDEAFVSPSFTSQLQKKVAFVFTGQGAQWAGMGRELLKSCPEFVHDIRQMDKILQKQKDPPEWGIEEQLLMPPETSLLSKAEVAQPVCTALQIALCNHLARWEIFPSAVVGHSSGEIAAAYAAGSVSMHDAVLLAYYRGAASKEQTREGAMAAVGLGYDDVVHWLRPGVVIACENSPSSVTLSGDADVIESVLSAIRNDRPDAFQRLLKVNKAYHSHHMQDVGHLYDSLMANQPAIKRPNVPFHSTVFSRQLHEAEDFGSSYWRLNMESPVWFYQGFNSLLQSEVGANALYLEIGPHSALAGPIKQIYRAQNVSNPYLSVLSRGSNAVVTFLSCVGELWSRGVNIKYPLPATIPKALHDLPLYPWHYAERWWSESRSMKSSRFQRFPHHELLGARTIESSDLEPVWRNILRLGDVSWLRDHCVGSDIVFPAAAYIAMAGHAVWQITNLKDFTVRDISFKTAMVLDDKVPTEIITRLQPHHLTDSLNSRFFEFSILSHTGSVWTQHCMGLVAGGEISPGGIPTVTSFSRIVDPKRWYRAMSRAGLKYGPHFAGLQQITASVSESTASAIIQDSRAPGSSYTLHPTTTDLILQSAFVAIYQGQPRFLEKFRLPTFIEEMYIRGGVGEHDIHLNTTARKQTIQSHGVVKDTLIFFVKGLELSAPETDGNEQEQQSESAQLVWKPDIHFVDSTSLVQPAQQAELLSANPLIERIFLLCAIDLMDDIDGIPTTQPHLELYRTWMSEQLSKAQKEGSPLVPDAKDLFNLSASDRKELIHSLVASHTDGTMIPGSRILFLCYRHMLDIFRGRTNPLELMRRDGLLARYYDCLQDKHDYKGFLQLLGHLRPRMTVLEIGAGTGGLTAKILELLRSEAGEDTYQEYMYTDISSGFFVDAQERFHDRPRIRYDVLDISRDPIEQGFPEAHYDLIIASNILHATPKLTETLKHTRKLLKQDGRLLLQELCPVSKWTNFIFGLFPGWWLGKDDGRPSEPYISPTEWNCRLRAAGFTGIDASALDAERPYQLNTMLVATPAPLSYVKRVTVLYTGTSHPVVHDLRQRLSSDGYKVDLVSWGDDLPADQDIVFLLDLEAPFFDSITEENLDTFLQIFNHHSSSRLLWITHAAQILPQDPRFSQVLGMARTLRSELGVSFSTLELESFGPGSMEAISLLLQHIQQRTAENTEESEFDPDQEYAWVNGTIHVGRMHWLSVPEALAQSSGGGEKAILEIGRPGLLNTLRWVSQPLKLVGANEVRIKTMSISMNFKELLLAMGVVPIDCGQELVGTDSTGIVTAVGSNVKNVSVGDRVMALTVESTSYTTVLQLPSHLCIRIPDNCSFEEASTLPTVYLTVLRTLREKANLRRDQSILIHSAAGGVGIAAIHYAKWIGAKVYATVSSPNKIRFLVNEMGVEREDIFYSRDTTFLDGVMRATSGRGVDVVLNSLSGEQLHASWKCVAEGGSMIEIGKRDLLGRGKLAMSPFLANRSYIGADIATLSVLEPEWVQEQLVTIVNLYKQGAIHPIRPVKTFPVSEVEDAFRYLQTGQHIGKLILQFSYSPDLPMATRVPVLDLRGDRAYLLVGGMRGIGASLARWMVYHGAKNLVFLSRSAGERDEDKTLIHELCDMGCQVFPFAGDVTDLATVKRVIESVTTPIAGVIQLAMVLADTGVMDMNLETWNTALKPKVDGTWNLHKALPTNMDFFVMASSLSGTFGNYGQSNYAAANTFLDAFAQFRQSQGLAASVVDLGVVDEIGFVSRNASLHRSIVKQMGAPISENSLLSCFHLAIIRSPPRHDCSSVFNPLDGFRSPYQLLHGLQSKVGIAKNQFMWQRDPRTAFNRTHMQKDASTHDGNEREDGGLRSFLAAIHDNPGILQEQSSVERAATEIARQASAYTTRRADEATNLGLSLHDFGVDSLVSIELRNWWKQSFGVDVTVLQLMNGGSFMDLGQKAVDQLKQRHLKV; translated from the exons ATGCCTTCTATTGTTACGGTTCCTCATGGTCCGGCTGAACGGCCATGCGCAATGCCCATTGCAATTTGCGGAATGGGCATGCGGCTACCCGGGGGCATTCGAGACTCTGAGGCTCTCTATGACTTTTTGTTGAACAAACGAGATGCTCGACGAACTGTTCCACCAACTCGGTTCAATGTTGATGGCTTTTACGATCCCGAGGGCAAGCCAGGCAGCCTCTCCTCAAAGCAAGGCTATTGGCTGGAAGATGTTGAGCTGTCCAACTTCGACTCATCATTATTCTCCATGGGACGAAAAGAGATCGAAAACCTTGACCCGCATCAAAGATTGTTGCTGGAAGTTGTGCGTGAGGCTTTCGAAAGTGCTGCTGAGACCGGCTGGAGAGGCAAAAATATCGGATGTTATGCCGCCAGCTTTGGTGAAGAATGGAGCAATCTCCATGCCAAGGATGCACAGAATAGAGGATTTAACGTGATTACTGGCTATATGGACCTTATGCAAGCGAACCGTATCTCATACGAGTTCGATTTAAGAGGGCCGAG TATGACACTTCGTGTTGGATGCTCGGGGAGTGGATTAGGCATTCACCTTGCATGTCAGTCGATTCAGCTGGGCGAGTGCTCCTCTGCGATTGTTGCCGGTGCCAATATCATTCTGTCACCGGAAACTACCATGCTGATGGCAGATGGCGGGGCAATCTCCCCGGACGCCTCATCCAAAACGTTTGATGCCACTGCGAATGGTTATGTCCGCGCTGATGGTGTCAACTGTCTCTATATCAAGCGTCTTGACGAGGCCATCCGCGATGGTAACCCAATCCGAGCTGTAATTCGAGGAACTAGCACCAATGCAGGTGGAAAGTCATCCGCCCTCACGGCGCCAAATATCAACGCAGAGGAAACTCTTATCAGGGCAGCTTATCGCAATGCAGGCGTTGACCCCGCGCGAACAGCCATGGTGGAGTGCCACGGAACAGGCACAGCGATGGGCGACGCCATTGAGGCAGCTGCAGTAGCCCGCGTCTTTGGGGACAAGGGAATATATATTGGAGCT GTAAAACCAAATCTAGGGCATTCGGAAGGGGCTTCGGCCATCAGCAGCATTCTGAAAGCAATCGTCGAGTTGGAAAATCGCACTATTTTACCCAATATCAAATTCAATACCCCGAGCCCTAGGA TTCAATGGGATGAAGCCCGGCTAACAGTTCCAATTGAGCCGATGCATTGGCCAGAGGATCGAGAGGAGCGCATCAGCATCAACAGTTATGGAATCGGCGGCACCAATGTCCAC ATTATCCTGGATTCCCCTGCCTCCTTCGGCCTATCCAATACCGAGTCGGCGGCCGAACGGGCACCAGATTTTAAACTTCTGCTGTTGTCAGCAGGCCATTCGGATTCATTGACAAAGATGCAAAATAACTACCAGGACTATATCGCTAAGCATCCAGATAGGCTGAGTGATCTAGAATATACCCTGGCGGAGCGCCGGGAGCATCTTCCTGTCCGTGGCTTTTGCATTAGCAATGGGAATCACGATGAGGCTTTCGTCTCACCTTCTTTTACAAGCCAGCTTCAGAAAAAGGTTGCATTTGTTTTCACCGGCCAAGGTGCACAGTGGGCTGGGATGGGAAGAGAACTGCTTAAATCATGTCCTGAATTTGTTCATGATATCAGGCAGATGGACAAGATTttgcaaaagcaaaaggacCCACCTGAATGGGGGATAGAGGAGCAACTATTGATGCCGCCGGAAACGAGTCTGCTCTCCAAAGCAGAAGTTGCGCAGCCTGTTTGTACTGCCCTTCAAATTGCACTTTGCAACCATCTAGCCCGGTGGGAAATCTTTCCTTCCGCAGTCGTCGGTCATTCCAGTGGAGAAATTGCCGCCGCGTATGCCGCAGGCTCTGTGAGCATGCACGATGCAGTCCTTCTCGCATACTATCGAGGTGCCGCATCTAAGGAGCAGACTCGTGAAGGAGCCATGGCGGCTGTGGGGCTCGGATATGATGACGTTGTTCACTGGCTTCGACCAGGTGTTGTAATTGCCTGCGAAAATAGCCCCTCGAGTGTTACCTTGTCAGGGGATGCAGATGTCATTGAATCAGTCCTTTCCGCTATTCGAAATGACCGTCCAGATGCCTTTCAACGGCTCTTGAAGGTGAATAAGGCATATCACTCAC ATCACATGCAGGACGTGGGACACCTATACGACAGTCTCATGGCCAATCAACCAGCGATCAAGCGCCCAAACGTTCCATTTCACTCTACAGTGTTCTCTAGACAACTGCATGAAGCAGAGGATTTTGGATCCAGCTATTGGCGTCTGAACATGGAAAGTCCCGTTTGGTTCTATCAAGGGTTTAACTCGCTTCTTCAGTCAGAGGTTGGAGCAAATGCCCTATATTTGGAGATTGGACCGCATTCGGCACTGGCTGGCCCGATCAAACAAATCTACCGAGCTCAAAATGTGTCTAATCCGTATCTTTCTGTACTTTCACGCGGCTCAAATGCAGTTGTGACATTTTTGTCTTGCGTTGGTGAGCTCTGGTCTCGAGGCGTGAACATAAAATATCCCCTCCCAGCAACCATTCCCAAAGCCTTGCATGATCTGCCGTTGTATCCATGGCACTATGCAGAGCGTTGGTGGTCAGAGTCCCGATCCATGAAGTCTTCCCGGTTCCAAAGATTTCCGCACCATGAGTTACTTGGTGCTCGGACAATTGAAAGCAGTGATCTCGAACCCGTTTGGAGAAACATCCTGCGACTTGGAGATGTATCTTGGCTACGTGATCACTGTGTGGGTTCTGATATTGTTTTTCCAGCTGCGGCCTATATTGCAATGGCTGGCCATGCCGTTTGGCAGATAACGAATCTGAAGGACTTTACAGTGCGAGATATTTCCTTTAAGACGGCGATGGTGCTTGACGACAAGGTACCGACTGAGATCATTACCAGGCTTCAACCTCATCATCTTACCGACAGTTTGAATTCCAGATTCTTTGAATTTTCTATTTTGTCCCACACTGGTTCCGTGTGGACACAGCATTGCATGGGACTGGTCGCAGGCGGCGAGATCTCCCCTGGAGGAATACCTACAGTAACCTCTTTTTCGAGAATAGTGGACCCAAAACGGTGGTATCGAGCGATGAGCAGAGCTGGCCTTAAGTACGGCCCTCATTTTGCTGGTTTGCAGCAAATCACTGCAAGCGTTAGTGAAAGTACCGCATCTGCCATCATCCAGGATAGCAGAGCACCCGGATCGTCATATACTTTGCACCCAACAACGACCGACTTGATTCTACAGTCCGCTTTCGTAGCCATATATCAAGGCCAGCCACGCTTCTTGGAAAAGTTCCGCTTACCTACATTCATCGAGGAGATGTATATACGAGGGGGCGTGGGCGAGCATGATATCCATTTGAATACCACTGCCCGGAAGCAGACAATTCAATCCCACGGTGTCGTCAAGGATACTCTTATCTTTTTTGTGAAAGGTCTGGAGCTTTCGGCGCCAGAAACAGACGGAAACGAACAGGAGCAGCAATCTGAATCGGCCCAGCTGGTCTGGAAGCCTGACATCCACTTTGTGGATTCTACAAGTCTTGTCCAACCAGCCCAGCAGGCCGAGCTACTCTCAGCAAATCCTCTGATTGAGCGAATATTTTTGCTTTGCGCCATAGACCTGATGGACGATATCGATGGAATTCCTACAACTCAACCACATCTCGAATTGTATCGGACATGGATGTCTGAACAGCTTTCGAAAGCGCAGAAGGAAGGCTCCCCTCTAGTGCCCGACGCAAAAGATCTATTCAATCTTAGTGCTAGCGATAGGAAAGAATTGATCCACAGTCTGGTCGCAAGTCATACTGATGGAACAATGATTCCAGGATCTCGCATCTTGTTCCTTTGTTATAGGCACATGTTGGACATTTTCAGGGGCAGGACTAACCCGCTTGAGTTGATGCGACGAGATGGCCTGTTAGCCCGTTACTACGACTGTTTACAAGACAAGCATGATTACAAAGGCTTTTTGCAACTCTTGGGTCATCTACGGCCTCGAATGACTGTGCTAGAAATTGGCGCCGGTACCGGAGGACTGACTGCAAAGATACTCGAGTTATTGCGATCCGAGGCTGGAGAAGATACTTACCAGGAATATATGTATACGGATATCTCGTCGGGCTTTTTTGTCGATGCGCAGGAAAGGTTCCACGATCGACCTCGAATTCGCTACGACGTGCTGGACATTTCTAGGGATCCTATTGAGCAGGGCTTCCCGGAGGCCCATTATGATCTGATTATTGCCTCTAATATCCTACACGCAACTCCTAAGTTGACCGAGACTCTGAAGCATACTAGGAAGTTGCTCAAGCAAGACGGTCGTCTCTTGTTACAAGAATTATGCCCTGTTTCAAAATGGACAAATTTCATCTTCGGATTGTTCCCCGGCTGGTGGCTCGGAAAAGATGATGGACGCCCCAGCGAGCCCTACATCAGCCCTACGGAATGGAATTGCAGACTGCGTGCCGCTGGATTCACCGGTATTGATGCCTCAGCTCTTGATGCCGAACGCCCATACCAGCTCAACACTATGCTGGTTGCAACACCTGCGCCGCTATCCTATGTAAAGAGGGTAACTGTGCTTTACACTGGCACGTCTCATCCGGTAGTCCATGATTTACGCCAACGGCTTAGCTCAGATGGATACAAAGTTGACCTGGTGAGCTGGGGAGACGACCTACCAGCCGACCAGGACATTGTCTTTCTGCTCGACCTTGAGGCACCATTTTTCGACAGTATCACAGAAGAGAACCTCGATACTTTCCTGCAGATATTCAACCATCATTCCTCATCTAGACTCTTGTGGATAACCCATGCCGCACAGATCCTCCCACAAGATCCGCGGTTCTCTCAGGTGCTGGGTATGGCACGGACGCTAAGGTCTGAACTTGGTGTCTCCTTTTCTACCCTTGAATTAGAAAGTTTCGGACCGGGCTCTATGGAGGcaatctcccttcttttgcaACACATACAACAGAGGACAGCTGAGAACACCGAAGAGTCCGAATTTGACCCAGACCAAGAATATGCTTGGGTCAATGGTACCATTCATGTTGGCCGCATGCACTGGCTCTCAGTTCCTGAGGCCCTGGCTCAGAGCAGCGGGGGAGGTGAGAAAGCTATCCTAGAGATAGGTCGACCGGGATTACTCAATACGTTGCGTTGGGTATCCCAGCCATTGAAACTGGTAGGCGCCAATGAAGTGAGAATCAAGACGATGTCAATCAGCATGAATttcaaagaacttcttcttGCCATGGGAGTTGTCCCCATTGATTGTGGCCAGGAGTTGGTAGGTACAGATAGTACAGGTATTGTCACAGCGGTTGGGTCCAATGTCAAGAACGTATCTGTCGGTGATCGAGTGATGGCCCTCACTGTTGAGAGCACCAGCTATACAACGGTACTGCAGCTACCTAGCCACCTCTGCATTCGGATTCCAGATAACTGCAGCTTTGAGGAGGCTAGTACGCTGCCGACTGTCTACCTGACTGTGCTCAGAACATTACGGGAAAAAGCGAACCTTCGACGGGACCAAAGCATTCTTATTCATAGTGCTGCAGGAGGAGTTGGTATCGCAGCCATCCACTATGCAAAGTGGATTGGTGCGAAGGTCTACGCGACAGTAAGCTCACCGAACAAGATTAGATTCCTGGTGAACGAGATGGGTGTGGAGAGAGAAGACATATTCTACTCACGTGATACCACCTTCCTTGATGGAGTTATGAGAGCAACCTCTGGCCGGGGAGTTGACGTAGTGCTTAACTCACTATCAGGCGAGCAGTTACATGCGTCCTGGAAATGTGTTGCAGAGGGAGGAAGTATGATTGAAATTGGTAAACGCGATCTTCTTGGTCGTGGAAAACTGGCCATGAGCCCGTTCTTGGCCAACCGATCGTATATCGGAGCTGACATTGCAACTCTATCCGTGCTTGAGCCCGAATGGGTTCAAGAACAACTAGTCACCATTGTTAATCTTTACAAGCAGGGAGCTATACATCCCATCCGCCCGGTCAAGACATTTCCCGTCAGTGAGGTTGAAGATGCCTTCCGGTACCTACAAACGGGGCAACACATCGGCAAGCTTATTCTGCAGTTTTCCTACTCGCCTGACCTTCCCATGGCCACTAGGGTTCCAGTGTTGGACCTTCGAGGAGACAGGGCCTACCTTTTGGTAGGTGGAATGCGGGGCATCGGTGCATCCCTCGCAAGATGGATGGTCTACCACGGGGCCAAGAATCTAGTTTTCCTCTCTCGCTCAGCAGGAGAAAGGGACGAGGATAAAACACTTATACACGAATTGTGTGATATGGGATGTCAGGTCTTCCCATTTGCAGGTGATGTTACTGATCTGGCAACCGTTAAACGGGTTATAGAAAGTGTTACAACTCCTATTGCAGGAGTCATTCAATTAGCCATGGTTCTTGCGGACACTGGAGTCATGGATATGAATTTGGAAACTTGGAATACAGCCCTGAAGCCTAAGGTTGACGGAACATGGAATCTACACAAGGCACTACCAACAAATATGGATTTCTTCGTCATGGCCTCTTCCCTATCCGGAACATTTGGAAACTACGGCCAGTCGAACTACGCGGCCGCCAACACTTTCCTTGATGCCTTTGCCCAGTTCCGTCAATCCCAAGGACTCGCTGCATCGGTGGTCGACTTGGGCGTAGTGGACGAGATCGGATTCGTCAGTCGAAATGCATCTCTTCACCGATCGATAGTGAAGCAGATGGGTGCCCCCATATCAGAAAATAGCCTATTAAGCTGTTTCCATTTGGCCATTATTCGATCTCCTCCGCGACATGACTGTTCATCAGTATTCAATCCGCTAGATGGGTTCCGATCCCCCTACCAGCTGCTCCACGGTCTACAGTCCAAAGTTGGTATTGCAAAGAATCAGTTCATGTGGCAACGAGATCCACGTACCGCTTTTAATCGCACTCATATGCAGAAAGATGCATCCACCCATGATGGGAATGAACGCGAAGACGGTGGCCTCAGGTCGTTCCTTGCGGCTATCCATGATAACCCGGGCATTTTGCAAGAGCAGTCTAGTGTTGAAAGAGCAGCTACAGAGATCGCTCGCCAGGCTTCCGCGTATACGACGCGACGTGCCGATGAAGCAACAAATTTGGGGTTGTCGTTACACGATTTTGGTGTGGACTCTCTCGTGTCAATTGAACTTCGCAATTGGTGGAAGCAGTCATTTGGCGTCGATGTGACGGTGTTGCAGCTGATGAATGGTGGCAGCTTCATGGATCTTGGCCAGAAGGCTGTGGACCAGCTGAAGCAAAGACATTTGAAAGTATAA
- a CDS encoding serine hydrolase FSH (unnamed protein product) — protein sequence MSDSPLPTQFNTLDPASSCPRILCLHGGGSNSQIFRIGCRVLEAQLSNDARLVYADGPFFAPPGPLITGVFTEWGPFRSWLPPDLGVGPGKGQGVKLIYEDPTDADMVIEQIHQSLQKAMEDDDRNGATGPWVGLLGFSQGAKIAASLLFRQQTDPERFTSLPFFQFGTLAAGPTPLVWLGSSESHQVGGKSSLDPLLRIPTLHIYGTRDHLIQSSVDWLYQCCSPDSARLFVWEGEHVMPTRTGDVSAIAEMIIEVLRGLAN from the coding sequence ATGTCAGACTCTCCCTTGCCGACGCAGTTCAACACGCTTGATCCGGCATCTTCCTGCCCCAGGATCCTTTGCCTCCATGGCGGCGGCTCAAACTCTCAGATTTTTCGTATTGGGTGCCGCGTGCTCGAGGCTCAGTTGTCCAACGATGCCAGACTAGTATATGCAGATGGCCCTTTCTTTGCACCACCTGGTCCACTCATAACTGGTGTCTTCACTGAATGGGGCCCCTTCCGGTCCTGGCTTCCACCAGACCTAGGAGTTGGACCAGGCAAAGGGCAAGGCGTGAAGCTTATATACGAAGATCCTACGGATGCCGACATGGTCATTGAGCAGATCCACCAGAGCTTGCAGAAAGCaatggaggatgatgatcgAAATGGAGCAACGGGCCCTTGGGTTGGACTTCTGGGATTCAGTCAAGGGGCTAAGATCGCAGCGAGTCTACTTTTCAGGCAGCAAACCGATCCCGAGCGATTTACatcccttcctttctttcagTTTGGTACTCTTGCTGCAGGGCCAACACCGCTTGTTTGGCTAGGCTCAAGTGAGAGTCATCAAGTGGGAGGCAAATCGTCGCTTGACCCTCTGCTTCGAATTCCTACCCTTCACATCTATGGCACGCGTGATCACCTCATTCAATCTTCAGTGGATTGGCTATATCAATGTTGCTCACCTGACTCAGCAAGACTATTCGTTTGGGAAGGTGAGCATGTCATGCCTACTAGAACTGGAGATGTTTCGGCGATTGCGGAAATGATTATTGAGGTGCTACGGGGACTGGCAAACTGA